Genomic segment of Peribacillus frigoritolerans:
TGATTCAGTGATTTCTGGTTTGACGCCATACATTTCCTGAAACCGACTCTCGAAGAATTCCCTCTTATGCAAAAGGGATGAATGGTTTTCGAAATTCGGATATTCCCAAAGATTTGCAAGCAATCCTTCTGATGCTCGCTTGTGAATTAAAAATTCGCCTTTTTCATTCGTTAAAACGGCAGCTACAATTGGTACATCCCGCGTTTTTTTCTTTTGGATTTTTACCGGCAATTCCGACTGAACCCCAGCTTCAAATGCTAGACAATGACTTTGAACTGGACATAATAGGCAGGCAGGCTTACCTGGTGTACAAATCAATGCTCCAAGTTCCATCAACGCTTGATTGAAGGCAGAGGTATGCTCATGATCGATCAGCTTTCTGACGGCTGCTTCGAAAGTCTTTCTTGTCTTTGGCTTTGCTATGTCTTCATATATCATCAATATCCTTGATAAAACACGCATGACGTTTCCATCAACGGCTGGCTCCGGCTTACCGTACGCGATACTAAGAATCGCACCAGCTGTATAAGGGCCGACACCTTTCAATTTGGCTATTTCCTCGGGATCATCCGGTACAATCCCATTATAGGATGCTTTCACTTCCTGAACGGCACTATGCAGATTCCTTACACGTGAATAATATCCCAGCCCTTCCCATGCTTTTAGGATTTTCTCTTCATCGGCATTGGCAAAATCCTCGAGTGTAGGGAACCATTCCACAAACCGGTTGAAATAAGGAATCACCGTGTCCACTCTCGTTTGCTGCAGCATTATTTCAGAAACCCAAACACGGTACGGGTCCTTATTTTCCCTCCATGGCAATTCTCTTTGTTCTTCGAGAAACCATGAAACCAAATCTTTTTGAAATTCATCGATTTTTATTTTTTCTATTGTCGGGATCGTTATTTCTTTCACATCAGTTCCTCCAAAGATGTTACACTCTTATCAAAATTGGGAATACCTATAGTAGGCCATTCTTTTTTAATATCATGTTCATATTCATTTATTTGTAAAGGTTCACGGAAATAAATCTAAATTATATTCATTTGATGGTTAATATATAAATACGGTATGATGAAAGAAGACCATTTTTTTCAAATTGTGGCAGGGAGGTTAGATTTTTGGATACAGGTACTCACTTTGTCATGGGAATTGCTCTTGGAGGTCTTGCCACATTAGATCCTGTCATTGCGCAGAGCCCAGTCACTGCAAGTGCAGTCATAGCAGGTACGATATTGGGATCACAAGCTCCGGACATTGACACTGTTTTAAAATTAAGGAATAACGCTGTATATATACGAAACCACCGTGGAATCACGCATTCCATTCCCGCTGTTTTACTTTGGCCCTTGATTATCAGCGGAGCACTTTTCGCCATCATACCTGAAGCAAATTACCTACATCTTTGGCTTTGGACCTTTTTAGCCGTTTTCCTTCACGTATTCGTGGATATATTCAATGCTTATGGGACCCAGGCTCTTAGGCCGATTTCGTCAAAATGGGTAGCTTTAGGGGTCATCAATACATTTGACCCGTTCATTTTTGGAATACATGTTGCCGGCCTGATATTATGGGGCTATGGATTTCCTCCAGGCTATTTATTTCTTTCCATTTACGGAATACTTGTCATTTATTATATTACCAGGTTCAGGGAACAAGCTTTTATAAAAAAAGTGGTCAAAAAGCAAATTCCTGGAGCAAGGAAAATTCTATTATCACCGACGATGCGTTTTCATCGCTGGAAAATTGCGGTGATTACCGAAAAGAATTATTATGTGGCACGGGCTGATAATGGATATGTGACGATTCTAGATACGTTCGATCGAGTGCCATTGCCTGAAAGTGAAATTCTTGAAGCCGCCAAAAAGGATATCAACTTGGCAGCCTTTCTGTCCTTTTCGCCTGTATACCGCTTTGAAATCGAACAGATAAAAGAATATTATGAAGTCCGTTTTATCGATTTAAGATACCGCAGCAATGGATATTACCCGTTTGTGGCAGTGGTCCATTTAGACAGCGAATTGAATATCTTGAATTCTTATACTGGCTGGATCTTTAGCGAAGCGAAACTGCAGAAGAAATTGAATATTATTTTGTAGTCACTGCGTATTGAAAAAGAGCTGATTCCAGGGAACCCCTCTGGAATCAGCTTTTTTAATGCAGTCGATTCTGCTGATTTAATAACTGTTGATATTTAGGGTTTTTTGCAATGAATTCGTGGAATTGCTCACCGTAGTTATCAATCCAGGTCCTTACAACGCGCGATGTCATTTCTTCTCCGGCATATTCATGCCCGGCCTTTGCATAGGTCGCCTCGAAATCTTCCCATAATAATTCCACCCAAGTCAAAGCTTGCTCATACGTGATGTGTTCATTTTTCTCAAGCAGTATCTTGGTTAATCTTTCATGGTAATCATTCATTAGAACCACCTCATTGCCAATATTTTTACAGAATGAACTATACTGTTCCATACCCATACTAGTAGTAAGCGGAAACGCTTCTGTCTTTAATCTGATGCTTGGAGGAGAAAAATTTGCGAAATAAACAAAAAGGATTCCCCAACCAAAACAATAATAAATTCCAAGGCGAGCCTCGTGCCAAAGCAAGATATGCTTCAAAGCGTGCAGATGGCAGTATAAATACACACCCTCAAGAAAGAATGAAAGCATCAAACGAGCGATCGAATTAAAAGATGCACCAGAAGGAATCGGGTACTTCCCCGGTTCCTTTTTATTTTAACATTGAAATCGGCAGTGCTTCTTCCTTACCGCTTCCACCTAAGCGGTATCCCCAGGCGAATACACCATTCATATAATCAATTTTGAAATAGACACCGGGATCTCCGTCAATTTGATATATTTCACCTTTTTTGAAATCATCCGGATTTAACAAATAGGCCTTGGCCATCGTCACTTTTCGTTCCAATACTGAAAATTCATTAACCATTCCCAATTGCTCTGCTTTTCTTGCTTTTTCAGTCAACGCTGCAATTTCCTGCTGTAGTTCATAGGCGGACAACTTGCTGTATCTTACGTCGCTCATATATATGACTCCTTAAATGAAATATTAATTTACCTCTATATTAAACAAAATTTTGAGATTTGGCTATCAATGCACTTAATCCCCATCTGCATTGGAAAGATAACGCTCAATCAATTCTATTGGAAAACCTTTTCGGTATAATGCCTGCTTCATTTTTTGTTCATATTCGAAGCCTTCATGGTTTTTATATCGACGTTGCATTTTTTCGGCATGGTGGCAAAGAGAATCCCATTGTTCATCTTCATCCTTTTCAACCGTCACATCTTCAAGTGCTTCATGGATGACATCTCTAGGGAAGCCTTTCCGTAACAAGGTTTGTTCAACCTTCAGCCTTAAAGCTCGTTCGGAAATGTTTTTTTCCTTTTTGACCGCTTTTCCAGCAAGTTTGCTTGCATGTTCAATCTGAATATCATAGGGGTATTCCTTCAATGCCTCGACAACCAACTTTTCTTGCACCCCTTTTTCCTTAAGCTCGAGCTTAAGGGTAGTGGGCCCTTTATTGCCTCCATTCACATGGGTCCGTACGTAAGCCTTGGCAAATTCAAGGTCGTCTAAATAGTTAAAGCTGTAAAGTTTATGTATCGCTTCCTTAATGATCGGCTCTTCCGTTTCCTTCTTTTTTAAATAAAGGCGAATTTCCGATTCCGAGCGCATCCGGTATGATAAATAATTAAGTGCATCGGTAAATGCTTTTTGGATTTCATCATGGAATTGTATTTCAGCCAAAAGCAGGTCATCAAGTTCCATACCCTTTTTCAAATGAAATTTCAATAGCACTTCTTCATCTACACTGAAGGCATATTTTTCGTCAACGAAAATGTTAAAACGATCTTTACGTTTCTTTTGGGTTGTTATTTTTGTTATGTTTGGCATAATTCCACCCCCACCCCTACTTTACCCCTTTACGTTTACCATTTCTATATATAGCATGTCTAAAAATGAAAAAAGAACATGGGCATGTTAAAGTGAAGGAAAGAAAGGGAAAGGAAGTGGTTTTCATGAAAATAGCCATTGCTGGTGGAAGCGGTTTTGTCGGCACAGCCCTTATTGATAAATTATCAAAAGAAAATCATGATATATATATTTTGACCCGTCATCCCGAAAAATTTAATAAACAGACTAATTTGACATATATCGGTTGGTTGACCAAGGACGCAAAGCCGGAAAAGCACTTGGCGGGGCTCGATGTTTTCATTAACCTTGCAGGTGAATCTCTGAACAGCGGGCGTTGGACACCTGAACGAAAACGCCGGATTGTCGAAAGCAGGGTCGAAGCTTCCAAAGAGATGAAACGAATCCTTTCCATACTGCCCGATAAAGTGCCCGTCATCATTAATGCAAGTGCAATCGGATATTATGGTATTTCAGATGATGAAACCTTTAACGAAACCTCTGAATCCATTGGTGATGATTTCTTGGCCCGTACTGTTCAACTATGGGAAAATGAAGCGGCTAAATCACGATCTTATAGTAACAGGTTGATCCTGACAAGATTCGGGGTGATTCTTGGAGAAAAAGACGGTGCACTGCCAATGATGGTCCTACCATATAAACTATTCGGCGGAGGAAAGATGGGCAAAGGGAATCAGTGGCTTTCCTGGATTCATATCCATGACGTGGTCCGTGCAATCATCTTTTGCATGAACGATGCTCGGATAGAAGGTCCAGTCAATTTTACGGCACCGAATCCCGTTCAGATGGATACATTCGGAAAAACCATAGGAGCTGTCCTGCACCGGCCCCATTGGTTGCCCGTACCACCCTTCTTCCTCAAGAAACTGCTTGGGGAAATGAGCATACTTGTACTTGAAGGGCAAAATGTCCTTCCCACTAAACTTAAAGAGGAAGGATTCACCTTCTCCTTTCCAACCCTTAAAGAAGCTTTACAAAATATCTTAAAGGAAGATTCTCACGTATGAAAGGGGCATTTTAGGAAAAAATAGGGATATTAAGTGGAATGGAGATGATTTAATTGCTCAAAAAACACGATAAAGAGAAAAGTAACTTGACTAGTACACAAGCGATTCTTTATGCTCGCGAATTTAAAAAAGCAGATCGAGCTGGTGGATATACCGAAAAGAAATCCCGTCGTTAAGTTTGGTGTTTTTTCCCGTACATTTTGAATAGCCACTCAACACAAAATAAGCTGGAGATGATTAATGAATTCATCTCCAGCTTATTTTTATTCTAGGGGGCGCTAACATGGGACGCAACAATATACACCATAATCGAGATAAGAACAAACAGAAACTTCCTCAGGTTCCTAAAAACCTGAAAAGTGACGGACTTGACGTTGAATATTCTTCCGAACTGGCTGACCAGGAAGACATCGAGGCACAAGCCCGGGCAAATGCTGCTGACCGCCGTGCTCATAGTCGCCGCTTATAAGCAGGAGAAACCAACCAAGGGGCTGTAAATCAGCCCCTTTTGTTTTCTTTATTTACATAGCTTATCCACAGCCCTGTGTATATTGTGGATATATTCTGAAAATACTGATAAAAAACAAGTACAATAAATCACCTTATCAACATGAAAATAATGTTATTTCTGGATAACCCTGTGGATTATGTGGATAAAGGCCATTTTAAGCTAACCACTCTGCATTATTGTTGTGGATAACTATTCTCTCTCCTTGAATTGTTCCACAGGATTATTATTTATATAATAACTATCTGCTACGATCTTTATTAA
This window contains:
- the mutY gene encoding A/G-specific adenine glycosylase; this translates as MKEITIPTIEKIKIDEFQKDLVSWFLEEQRELPWRENKDPYRVWVSEIMLQQTRVDTVIPYFNRFVEWFPTLEDFANADEEKILKAWEGLGYYSRVRNLHSAVQEVKASYNGIVPDDPEEIAKLKGVGPYTAGAILSIAYGKPEPAVDGNVMRVLSRILMIYEDIAKPKTRKTFEAAVRKLIDHEHTSAFNQALMELGALICTPGKPACLLCPVQSHCLAFEAGVQSELPVKIQKKKTRDVPIVAAVLTNEKGEFLIHKRASEGLLANLWEYPNFENHSSLLHKREFFESRFQEMYGVKPEITESLVRIEHVFSHLVWKVDTYIGMVKEAISEETLKEQQLKWVSEAEMGELAFPVSHQKMMRAYKEKECIE
- a CDS encoding metal-dependent hydrolase; translated protein: MDTGTHFVMGIALGGLATLDPVIAQSPVTASAVIAGTILGSQAPDIDTVLKLRNNAVYIRNHRGITHSIPAVLLWPLIISGALFAIIPEANYLHLWLWTFLAVFLHVFVDIFNAYGTQALRPISSKWVALGVINTFDPFIFGIHVAGLILWGYGFPPGYLFLSIYGILVIYYITRFREQAFIKKVVKKQIPGARKILLSPTMRFHRWKIAVITEKNYYVARADNGYVTILDTFDRVPLPESEILEAAKKDINLAAFLSFSPVYRFEIEQIKEYYEVRFIDLRYRSNGYYPFVAVVHLDSELNILNSYTGWIFSEAKLQKKLNIIL
- a CDS encoding YfhJ family protein, giving the protein MNDYHERLTKILLEKNEHITYEQALTWVELLWEDFEATYAKAGHEYAGEEMTSRVVRTWIDNYGEQFHEFIAKNPKYQQLLNQQNRLH
- a CDS encoding small, acid-soluble spore protein K, whose translation is MRNKQKGFPNQNNNKFQGEPRAKARYASKRADGSINTHPQERMKASNERSN
- a CDS encoding YfhH family protein, yielding MSDVRYSKLSAYELQQEIAALTEKARKAEQLGMVNEFSVLERKVTMAKAYLLNPDDFKKGEIYQIDGDPGVYFKIDYMNGVFAWGYRLGGSGKEEALPISMLK
- the recX gene encoding recombination regulator RecX; the encoded protein is MPNITKITTQKKRKDRFNIFVDEKYAFSVDEEVLLKFHLKKGMELDDLLLAEIQFHDEIQKAFTDALNYLSYRMRSESEIRLYLKKKETEEPIIKEAIHKLYSFNYLDDLEFAKAYVRTHVNGGNKGPTTLKLELKEKGVQEKLVVEALKEYPYDIQIEHASKLAGKAVKKEKNISERALRLKVEQTLLRKGFPRDVIHEALEDVTVEKDEDEQWDSLCHHAEKMQRRYKNHEGFEYEQKMKQALYRKGFPIELIERYLSNADGD
- a CDS encoding TIGR01777 family oxidoreductase encodes the protein MKIAIAGGSGFVGTALIDKLSKENHDIYILTRHPEKFNKQTNLTYIGWLTKDAKPEKHLAGLDVFINLAGESLNSGRWTPERKRRIVESRVEASKEMKRILSILPDKVPVIINASAIGYYGISDDETFNETSESIGDDFLARTVQLWENEAAKSRSYSNRLILTRFGVILGEKDGALPMMVLPYKLFGGGKMGKGNQWLSWIHIHDVVRAIIFCMNDARIEGPVNFTAPNPVQMDTFGKTIGAVLHRPHWLPVPPFFLKKLLGEMSILVLEGQNVLPTKLKEEGFTFSFPTLKEALQNILKEDSHV
- a CDS encoding YfhE family protein; the protein is MLKKHDKEKSNLTSTQAILYAREFKKADRAGGYTEKKSRR
- a CDS encoding YfhD family protein, encoding MGRNNIHHNRDKNKQKLPQVPKNLKSDGLDVEYSSELADQEDIEAQARANAADRRAHSRRL